In Armatimonadota bacterium, a single genomic region encodes these proteins:
- a CDS encoding TAT-variant-translocated molybdopterin oxidoreductase — protein METIEQIQQDKKEIALEKMRAELEGKRGQQYWRTLEEVMQTKEFEAWFEDEFPNRKEIFEIDRRSLLKYAGAGLALAGLTGCRGVFLPEEKLVPYVKAPEEYVSGKPLFYASAVTLAGYATGVLVEQYEGRPIKLEGNPDHPASGGALDSISQAEILNFYDPDRSQNVMTGGDISTWESFNKTASAKVAEGGVGILVGALTSPTAARLLARLQSKGAKLYSHEPSGRGNVIKAVAAVTGKAGVPVYDFSKAKVVVSLDGDFLSTTDNPGALVYSRQFAKARRVLGNKGEMSRLYAFEAAPGTVGAMADHRYAVKPSEVYGAGCALANALGIAEPAGIAPSNVAADLGAIAADLQKNRSASIVVAGEHQPAEVHQLAFQLNQFLGNVGQTVKFVEAPEFTSGYGTVAELLADIKVAKIKTLIISNTNPVYASPADMKVGETLAAATSVAKIHHGLYFDETAEVCDWHIPMTHSLEAWGDARSYEGTAGVVQPLIAPLYDGRSDIEVFSGLLGEPKGGYDLVRETLQAKGFGGAAFEKSWREAIHNGTIPNSASATLAMAGGAAPLPAPVKSAGMEVGFAPDPTIFDGRFANNGWLQETPKPLSKLVWDNVVYMSPTDAQASKISVDDVVLVKTSAGEIEGTVFILPGHAVGSITIHLGYGRTAGGTLATLSGVDGGGFSAYKLMSSKNTSYSSVTITPTGKTQHLSTTQGHSPLGGDKIPDHRDVIREATLEKFNAAEDKRHALMVGHSMEIEEIKENNLMPEEVFAWNGEKWGMTIDMNACTGCGACITACQAENNISVVGKEQVSRGREMHWIRIDRYYSGSDENPSVTWQPVACVHCETAPCEPVCPVAATVHSHEGINQMVYNRCVGTRYCSNNCPYKVRRFNYLNWTDNQAQFSEKNKTISTRRIPGAINTPKDNGLQLLKMLNNPDVSVRGRGVMEKCTYCTQRISEARIEAKKAGRQIAEGDIVTACQQACPSEAIVFGNIADKNSQVAKLRNDPRSYLLLEELQTRPRTSHLAKLRNPNPEIKSAKAEEAHH, from the coding sequence ATGGAGACAATCGAACAGATTCAACAAGACAAAAAGGAAATCGCCTTGGAAAAGATGCGCGCGGAGCTGGAAGGCAAGCGCGGTCAGCAATATTGGCGCACCCTCGAAGAGGTCATGCAGACCAAGGAATTCGAGGCGTGGTTTGAAGATGAATTTCCGAACCGTAAAGAGATTTTTGAGATCGACCGTCGGTCGCTTCTAAAGTACGCAGGTGCAGGATTGGCCCTCGCTGGCCTAACCGGTTGCCGCGGCGTCTTCCTTCCGGAAGAAAAACTGGTTCCTTATGTCAAGGCTCCTGAGGAGTACGTATCGGGCAAGCCTCTTTTCTATGCTTCGGCGGTCACCCTGGCTGGATACGCAACTGGCGTCCTGGTCGAGCAATACGAAGGTCGACCGATCAAGCTCGAAGGTAACCCTGATCACCCCGCATCTGGCGGCGCTCTTGACTCGATCTCGCAAGCCGAAATCCTAAACTTTTACGATCCTGACCGCTCGCAGAACGTGATGACCGGTGGAGATATCTCCACGTGGGAGTCGTTCAACAAGACCGCAAGTGCAAAGGTTGCCGAAGGCGGAGTCGGAATCTTGGTCGGTGCGTTGACCTCTCCAACCGCCGCAAGGCTGCTTGCTCGCTTGCAGTCGAAAGGTGCGAAGCTCTACTCTCACGAGCCTTCCGGCCGAGGAAACGTTATCAAGGCTGTGGCTGCCGTCACTGGCAAAGCCGGAGTTCCAGTTTACGATTTCAGCAAGGCGAAGGTAGTAGTCTCGCTCGATGGCGATTTCCTGAGCACCACGGATAACCCGGGTGCGCTGGTTTACTCTCGACAGTTCGCAAAAGCTCGACGGGTCCTTGGTAACAAGGGTGAAATGAGCCGGTTGTACGCTTTCGAAGCCGCCCCTGGAACCGTTGGGGCGATGGCTGATCACCGTTATGCGGTTAAGCCCAGTGAAGTCTACGGCGCAGGGTGCGCGTTGGCAAATGCCCTCGGCATTGCGGAACCAGCGGGAATCGCTCCCTCAAATGTGGCCGCTGATTTGGGCGCCATTGCTGCTGATCTTCAGAAGAATCGCAGCGCGAGCATCGTGGTCGCCGGTGAGCACCAGCCCGCCGAAGTTCACCAACTCGCCTTCCAGCTCAACCAATTCCTCGGAAACGTGGGGCAGACCGTCAAGTTCGTCGAAGCTCCCGAATTCACCAGTGGTTACGGAACGGTAGCCGAGTTGCTTGCGGACATCAAGGTTGCGAAGATCAAGACATTGATCATCAGCAACACGAACCCGGTCTACGCTTCGCCCGCAGATATGAAGGTCGGTGAAACTCTGGCCGCCGCAACCTCGGTCGCCAAAATCCATCACGGACTCTATTTCGACGAAACTGCCGAAGTCTGCGATTGGCACATCCCGATGACCCACTCACTCGAAGCATGGGGAGATGCGCGATCCTACGAAGGAACTGCGGGTGTCGTCCAGCCTCTCATCGCACCGCTCTATGATGGCCGAAGCGATATCGAGGTCTTCTCTGGACTCCTTGGTGAGCCAAAAGGTGGTTACGACCTCGTTCGCGAAACTCTTCAGGCTAAGGGCTTCGGTGGAGCCGCTTTTGAGAAATCCTGGCGAGAAGCGATTCATAACGGGACGATTCCAAATTCCGCCTCGGCCACGCTCGCGATGGCGGGTGGAGCCGCTCCATTGCCCGCGCCAGTGAAGAGCGCAGGAATGGAAGTTGGATTTGCACCTGACCCAACGATTTTCGACGGTCGGTTTGCCAACAATGGCTGGCTCCAAGAAACGCCAAAACCTCTGAGCAAGCTGGTTTGGGACAACGTTGTTTACATGTCGCCGACAGACGCGCAGGCAAGCAAGATTTCCGTTGACGATGTCGTGCTGGTAAAGACTTCGGCTGGGGAAATCGAAGGCACTGTCTTCATCCTTCCTGGGCACGCAGTTGGTTCGATTACGATCCATCTCGGCTACGGGCGAACTGCTGGCGGAACTCTGGCGACCCTAAGTGGCGTCGACGGTGGCGGATTCAGCGCGTACAAGCTGATGTCTTCCAAGAACACCAGTTACTCCAGCGTCACGATCACACCAACGGGTAAGACGCAGCACCTTTCTACGACTCAAGGCCACAGCCCGCTGGGTGGCGACAAGATTCCTGACCACCGCGACGTCATTCGGGAAGCGACTCTTGAGAAGTTCAATGCGGCCGAGGACAAGCGACACGCATTGATGGTTGGTCACTCTATGGAAATTGAGGAGATCAAGGAAAACAACCTCATGCCCGAGGAAGTTTTCGCTTGGAATGGCGAAAAGTGGGGCATGACCATCGACATGAACGCATGTACCGGTTGCGGTGCATGTATCACGGCATGTCAGGCGGAAAACAATATCTCTGTCGTCGGTAAAGAGCAAGTTTCGCGAGGCCGTGAAATGCACTGGATCCGAATCGACCGCTATTACAGCGGTTCTGACGAGAATCCAAGTGTCACCTGGCAACCCGTCGCTTGCGTCCACTGCGAAACCGCTCCTTGCGAGCCAGTCTGTCCAGTTGCAGCAACAGTTCACAGCCACGAAGGCATCAACCAGATGGTCTATAACCGCTGCGTTGGAACCCGTTACTGCTCCAACAACTGCCCATACAAGGTTCGACGGTTTAACTATCTCAACTGGACCGACAACCAGGCTCAGTTCAGCGAGAAGAACAAGACGATCTCAACGCGACGGATCCCCGGCGCGATCAATACACCGAAGGATAACGGACTACAGCTGCTCAAGATGTTGAACAACCCCGACGTTTCGGTCCGAGGTCGTGGTGTGATGGAGAAGTGCACTTACTGCACCCAGCGCATCAGCGAAGCAAGAATCGAAGCCAAGAAGGCTGGGCGTCAAATAGCAGAAGGTGA